From one Simplicispira suum genomic stretch:
- the minC gene encoding septum site-determining protein MinC, which yields MAADTAGPARTRFELKSASLPVVAVLLRSPDPELLASELAERLQDDPGFFDNDAVLIDLASLREWQEPIDFPALCAVLRTHATLPVAVRGGSPEQMSAAVAAGLAAAPDAAPARTASAPREVVHEIEVVREVPVPGPATVVIDKPLRSGQQVYARGADLVVLAVVSFGAEVIADGNIHVYAPLRGRAIAGARGNTEARIFTTCMEPQLVSIAGIYRTTEVAIPPEVLGKPAQVRLDGEKLLIEPL from the coding sequence ATGGCCGCAGACACGGCGGGCCCGGCCCGCACCCGTTTTGAGCTCAAGAGCGCTTCGCTGCCCGTGGTGGCGGTGCTGCTGCGATCTCCCGACCCGGAGCTGCTCGCCAGCGAACTGGCCGAGCGCCTGCAGGACGATCCCGGTTTCTTTGACAACGACGCGGTGCTGATTGATCTGGCCTCGCTGCGCGAATGGCAGGAACCCATCGATTTTCCGGCTCTGTGCGCCGTGCTGCGCACCCACGCCACCTTGCCCGTCGCCGTGCGTGGAGGCAGTCCGGAGCAAATGAGCGCAGCCGTGGCCGCTGGGCTGGCCGCCGCCCCGGACGCTGCACCCGCGCGCACCGCAAGCGCACCGCGCGAGGTGGTGCATGAAATCGAGGTGGTGCGCGAAGTACCGGTGCCCGGACCCGCGACGGTCGTGATCGACAAGCCGCTGCGCTCGGGCCAGCAGGTGTACGCGCGTGGCGCGGACCTGGTCGTTCTGGCTGTGGTCAGCTTTGGCGCCGAAGTGATTGCCGATGGCAACATTCATGTCTACGCCCCACTGCGCGGGCGCGCCATTGCCGGCGCCCGTGGCAACACCGAGGCGCGCATTTTCACCACCTGCATGGAGCCGCAGCTGGTATCCATTGCAGGCATTTACCGCACCACCGAGGTGGCGATTCCACCCGAGGTGCTGGGCAAACCTGCCCAGGTGCGGCTCGACGGCGAAAAACTGCTGATCGAGCCGTTGTAA
- a CDS encoding ion transporter, which yields MSALPDEPAAALHGWRLRVYTVIFEADTRAGRWFDHALIALILLSVAVVTADSVPAINARLHQPFQVAEWLFTAAFTIEYLARLATVRHPLRYATSFFGVIDLLALLPTYLALLLPEVHALIDVRVLRLLRVFRIFKLSAYVVEYRSLGHALRTSRRKITVFITGVLMIVLVMGTLMYVVEGPENGFTSIPTAVYWAITTMTTVGFGDITPRTELGRFISSVMMLLGWGTLAVPTGIVTAEMASQRLAPMRTPTTRTCHECLTEGHLPEAVYCFHCGAQLPAWQHDTPA from the coding sequence ATGAGCGCACTGCCTGACGAACCCGCCGCCGCGCTGCACGGATGGCGCCTGCGGGTCTACACCGTCATCTTCGAGGCGGACACGCGCGCCGGGCGCTGGTTTGACCATGCGCTGATTGCGCTGATCTTGCTCAGCGTCGCGGTGGTCACGGCCGACAGCGTTCCCGCCATCAACGCGCGCCTGCACCAACCGTTCCAAGTGGCTGAATGGTTGTTTACGGCGGCGTTCACTATCGAATACCTGGCCCGTCTGGCCACGGTGCGCCATCCTCTGCGCTACGCCACGAGCTTTTTCGGCGTTATCGACCTGCTGGCACTGCTGCCTACCTATCTGGCGCTGCTGCTGCCCGAAGTCCATGCCCTGATCGACGTGCGCGTGCTGCGTCTGCTGCGCGTGTTTCGTATTTTCAAGCTCTCGGCGTACGTGGTCGAGTACCGCAGCCTGGGCCATGCGCTTCGCACCAGCCGGCGCAAGATCACGGTGTTCATCACCGGGGTGCTGATGATCGTGCTAGTGATGGGGACATTGATGTACGTGGTGGAAGGGCCGGAGAACGGCTTTACCAGCATTCCCACCGCTGTGTACTGGGCCATTACGACGATGACGACAGTGGGTTTTGGCGACATCACGCCGCGCACCGAACTGGGGCGCTTCATCTCGTCGGTGATGATGCTGCTCGGCTGGGGCACACTGGCCGTGCCCACCGGCATTGTCACCGCCGAAATGGCCTCGCAGCGGCTGGCGCCGATGCGCACCCCCACCACCCGGACCTGCCACGAATGCCTGACCGAAGGGCACCTGCCCGAGGCGGTGTACTGCTTTCACTGTGGCGCGCAGCTGCCTGCCTGGCAGCACGACACGCCTGCTTGA
- a CDS encoding PAS-domain containing protein — translation MNQQLPFFSPLALQDALKLSREMLEHLPVGIALFDPELRLLSVNRLAIEMLEFPKEMFSGEMPTLEDLLYFNACRGEYGPGDPHEQTRKRMELALRLEPHRFVRKRPDGMVLDVIGAPLPGGGFVSIYTDITEHERNATAMRDQALYLRSVLAHLPQGISVFDEQLRLKCWNDKFLEVLDLPPEGVYADVPFEDLIRYPARRGEFGPGDPEAYVQQRREWALRFEPHRLERTRPTGRTHLIEGCPMQADGRTVGFVSSYIDITENKAREAALTEKNELLQTLADNLPCGVSIFDRNLHLVLMNDEAIRLLGFSRELVNQCPHFSELARFNAERGEYGAVDVEAFVADLTAKALHPTHHRLERVRPNGVVIDLVGAPIPHGGFVTLYSDVTEQRNAARAIERLAHHDTLTGLANRYALEARLDQLVADARRHNRRLAVLFLDMDNFKGINDSMGHGVGDEFLRVTAQRLRSAVRENDIVARLGGDEFVVVLSDMGEPQHALSAATKLLEQLSQPVTLAGQELSPSTSIGICFFPQDGRDRGSLMQSADIAMYQAKQMGKGTYRCFDPAMMEVATQRAAMERALKEAVACKRFEVHYQPLVDCRSRAVLGCEALIRWQHPDGHWIAPLDFIPLAEELGLINQVGEQVLQLACSALAQWHREGHAHLGMSVNLSAVQLRNPLLPEQIADILHMNGLPGTALTLEITESVAMQDPQTSIHRLEQIRALGVRLAMDDFGTGYSSLAYLQRLPLNILKLDRSFVQEMETNPNDAAICTASIGLAHHLGLIVVAEGVETEAQHAFLDSLGCDVCQGYLFSRPLPGDALRQWLGGLPGGSTA, via the coding sequence TTGAACCAGCAACTCCCTTTTTTCAGCCCCCTGGCGCTGCAGGACGCTCTCAAGCTGTCCCGGGAGATGTTGGAGCATCTCCCGGTGGGCATTGCCCTGTTCGACCCCGAACTGCGTCTCTTGTCCGTCAACCGCCTGGCCATCGAGATGCTGGAGTTTCCGAAGGAAATGTTCTCCGGCGAGATGCCCACGCTGGAAGATTTGCTGTACTTCAATGCCTGCCGTGGCGAGTATGGCCCCGGCGACCCGCACGAACAGACCCGCAAGCGCATGGAGCTGGCATTGAGGCTCGAACCGCACCGCTTTGTCCGCAAGCGCCCCGACGGCATGGTGCTCGACGTCATTGGCGCACCCCTGCCCGGCGGCGGCTTCGTCAGCATCTACACCGACATCACAGAGCACGAGCGCAATGCCACGGCCATGCGCGACCAGGCGCTGTACCTGCGCAGCGTACTGGCACACCTGCCACAGGGCATCTCGGTATTTGACGAACAATTGCGTCTCAAATGCTGGAACGACAAATTTCTCGAGGTGCTCGACCTGCCGCCAGAAGGGGTCTATGCCGATGTGCCGTTCGAAGACCTGATCCGCTACCCAGCCAGACGCGGTGAGTTCGGCCCAGGAGACCCCGAAGCCTACGTGCAACAGCGGCGCGAATGGGCCCTGCGTTTTGAGCCCCACCGGCTCGAACGCACCCGGCCCACGGGCCGCACGCACCTGATCGAGGGATGCCCGATGCAGGCCGACGGGCGTACGGTGGGCTTCGTCAGCAGCTACATCGACATCACCGAAAACAAGGCGCGCGAGGCCGCCCTGACCGAGAAGAACGAACTGCTTCAAACCCTGGCCGACAACCTGCCTTGCGGCGTGAGCATCTTCGACAGGAATCTGCACCTGGTGCTGATGAACGACGAGGCCATCCGCCTGCTCGGCTTTAGCCGCGAGCTGGTCAACCAGTGTCCCCATTTTTCCGAACTGGCGCGCTTCAATGCCGAGCGCGGGGAATACGGCGCTGTGGATGTGGAGGCGTTCGTGGCCGATCTCACGGCCAAAGCGCTGCACCCCACGCACCATCGCTTGGAGCGTGTGCGACCCAACGGGGTCGTCATTGATCTGGTGGGGGCACCCATACCGCACGGTGGTTTTGTCACCCTCTACTCCGACGTTACCGAGCAGCGAAACGCCGCCCGCGCCATCGAACGCCTGGCGCACCATGACACCCTGACCGGCCTGGCCAACCGCTACGCGCTGGAGGCACGCCTGGACCAGCTCGTGGCCGACGCGCGGCGCCACAACCGCCGACTGGCCGTGCTGTTCCTGGACATGGACAACTTCAAGGGCATCAACGACAGCATGGGCCACGGCGTGGGGGACGAGTTTCTGCGCGTGACGGCACAGCGCCTGCGCAGCGCCGTGCGCGAGAACGACATCGTGGCCCGGCTCGGCGGCGACGAGTTCGTGGTGGTGCTTTCAGACATGGGTGAGCCCCAGCATGCCCTGTCTGCAGCCACCAAGTTGCTTGAGCAGTTGTCCCAACCCGTCACCCTGGCCGGGCAGGAGCTGAGCCCATCGACCTCCATCGGCATCTGTTTTTTCCCGCAGGACGGACGCGACCGCGGCAGCCTGATGCAAAGCGCCGACATTGCCATGTACCAGGCGAAACAGATGGGCAAAGGCACTTACCGGTGCTTCGACCCGGCCATGATGGAAGTGGCCACCCAGCGCGCGGCCATGGAACGGGCGCTGAAGGAAGCGGTTGCATGCAAGCGCTTCGAGGTGCACTACCAGCCACTGGTGGACTGCCGCTCCCGCGCCGTGTTGGGCTGCGAGGCCCTGATTCGTTGGCAACACCCCGACGGCCATTGGATCGCGCCGCTGGATTTCATTCCCCTGGCAGAGGAGCTGGGCCTGATCAACCAGGTGGGCGAGCAGGTCCTGCAGCTTGCCTGCAGCGCCCTGGCGCAATGGCACCGCGAGGGACACGCGCATCTGGGCATGTCGGTCAATCTCAGCGCGGTGCAGTTGCGCAATCCGCTCCTGCCCGAACAGATCGCCGACATACTGCACATGAATGGCTTGCCTGGCACCGCCTTGACGCTGGAGATCACGGAATCCGTTGCCATGCAGGACCCCCAGACCAGCATCCATCGGCTGGAGCAAATTCGCGCCCTGGGCGTGCGCCTGGCCATGGACGACTTCGGCACCGGCTACTCCTCGCTCGCCTATCTCCAGCGGCTTCCACTGAATATTCTCAAGCTCGACCGCAGCTTTGTGCAGGAGATGGAAACCAATCCCAACGACGCCGCCATCTGCACTGCCTCCATCGGCCTGGCACACCATCTCGGTCTGATTGTGGTGGCCGAAGGCGTGGAGACTGAGGCGCAACATGCCTTCCTCGACAGCCTGGGCTGTGACGTGTGCCAGGGCTACCTGTTCAGCCGCCCACTGCCCGGCGACGCGCTGCGGCAATGGCTGGGCGGCCTGCCGGGTGGCAGCACGGCGTGA